One window of Acipenser ruthenus chromosome 17, fAciRut3.2 maternal haplotype, whole genome shotgun sequence genomic DNA carries:
- the tvp23b gene encoding Golgi apparatus membrane protein TVP23 homolog B isoform X2, which translates to MVTIILLLSCDFWTVKNITGRLLVGLRWWNQVDDDGRSHWIFEARKPSTRGNTASSDSESRIFWLGLVICPFIWVIFIFSTLLSFKIKWLAVVIMGVVLQCANLYGYVKCKVGNKSNLKSMATNYFGRQFFRQAAKEEGS; encoded by the exons ATGGTCACCATTATTCTGCTGCTCTCCTGTGACTTTTGGACTGTAAAG AACATTACCGGCAGGCTGCTGGTGGGGCTGCGCTGGTGGAACCAGGTTGATGACGATGGGAGGAGTCACTGGATCTTTGAGGCCAggaag CCTTCAACTCGGGGGAATACAGCCTCTTCAGACTCTGAGTCTCGTATCTTCTGGCTGGGCCTGGTGATCTGCCCCTTTATCTGGGTCATCTTCATCTTCAGCACGCTTTTGTCATTCAAAATTAAATGGCTG GCAGTGGTGATCATGGGGGTTGTGTTACAGTGTGCCAACTTGTACGGATACGTCAAATGTAAAGTGGGAAACAAAAGCAATTTGAAAAGCATGGCTACCAATTACTTTGGACGACAGTTCTTCCGACAG GCAGCTAAGGAAGAAGGATCCTAA
- the tvp23b gene encoding Golgi apparatus membrane protein TVP23 homolog B isoform X1, protein MMRQDSNDDSEDVSLFDAEDDTTRKSKKSNIRHPLASFFHLFFRVSAILVYLLCEILSSSFIACMVTIILLLSCDFWTVKNITGRLLVGLRWWNQVDDDGRSHWIFEARKPSTRGNTASSDSESRIFWLGLVICPFIWVIFIFSTLLSFKIKWLAVVIMGVVLQCANLYGYVKCKVGNKSNLKSMATNYFGRQFFRQAAKEEGS, encoded by the exons ATGATGAGACAG GACTCCAACGATGACTCCGAGGATGTGTCCCTGTTTGACGCGGAGGATGATACAACGAGAAAGTCCAAGAAATCAAACATCAG GCACCCACTGGCCTCTTTCTTCCACCTGTTTTTCCGAGTCAGTGCGATCCTCGTGTATCTCCTGTGTGAGATCCTGAGCAGCAGTTTCATAGCCTGCATGGTCACCATTATTCTGCTGCTCTCCTGTGACTTTTGGACTGTAAAG AACATTACCGGCAGGCTGCTGGTGGGGCTGCGCTGGTGGAACCAGGTTGATGACGATGGGAGGAGTCACTGGATCTTTGAGGCCAggaag CCTTCAACTCGGGGGAATACAGCCTCTTCAGACTCTGAGTCTCGTATCTTCTGGCTGGGCCTGGTGATCTGCCCCTTTATCTGGGTCATCTTCATCTTCAGCACGCTTTTGTCATTCAAAATTAAATGGCTG GCAGTGGTGATCATGGGGGTTGTGTTACAGTGTGCCAACTTGTACGGATACGTCAAATGTAAAGTGGGAAACAAAAGCAATTTGAAAAGCATGGCTACCAATTACTTTGGACGACAGTTCTTCCGACAG GCAGCTAAGGAAGAAGGATCCTAA
- the LOC117423099 gene encoding tripartite motif-containing protein 16-like protein, translating to MADPKLEGIHKQLKCPLCSNTFTWPVTLSCRHNFCKACLEERQDKVENEDSYSCPECQHTFETRPQIQKDPLLNGTVAELSNKEADEIKTPPSEEKDKVLEQNEEVIEKKEEGIEKKEEVTEKKDEVIEKKDEDEDVVCDSCIETQSRAVKSCRTCLVSYCEAHLRPHLEKSKFQNHKLVEPLRDIERRTCEVHNLPLDLFCQEDWSCICQECVIEEHSGHKTAPSGEARKEVENELKQTQIELDRKVKAAETAISKLQTNATSIENSVQEVKVSIDQQFSELLEAVEKAKKEVMEVLESEERSAVKQAEGIRAHLEQKCAELKKTHTQIQKMTKNKNDVPFLQEYSEWKKGASDDTLPSVYIGLKDRLTSFSRVVSEASQAIRDELLSTFKNQLKELCKDEKCGIKTTVAVIRSPKHHFSAPEPKTRSDFLQYTSPLSFDPETTHRYLRLTEDNHKVTNTAPWQHQYPDVPERFEHWRQVLCAESFYLGRHYFEVDISGEGTHVGLTYKSIDRKGKESNSCITGNDFSWCLHWSSRDFSAWHGDLETPVKAAGKFTRIGIYVDYARGSLAFYGIADSMTLIHKYQAEFNEPLYPACWLSKKENMVLLVSPGEALPQRSPSPPPTPPSAAGVQTAQ from the exons ATGGCAGACCCCAAACTTGAAGGAATCCACAAGCAGCTGAAATGCCCTCTCTGCTCAAACACATTCACGTGGCCTGTGACCCTATCCTGTAGGCACAACTTCTGCAAGGCCTGCCTGGAAGAACGGCAGGACAAAGTGGAGAACGAGGATAGCTACAGCTGCCCGGAGTGCCAGCACACCTTTGAAACCAGACCCCAAATTCAAAAGGATCCACTCCTTAATGGAACAGTGGCGGAGCTGTCGAACAAAGAGGCAGACGAAATCAAGACGCCCCCCTCTGAAGAGAAGGACAAGGTCCTAGAACAGAACGAAGAGGTCATAGAAAAGAAAGAAGAGGGCATTGAAAAGAAGGAAGAGGTCACAGAGAAGAAGGACGAGGTCATAGAGAAGAAGGACGAGGACGAGGATGTGGTCTGCGACTCCTGCATCGAGACTCAGTCCAGGGCTGTGAAGTCCTGCCGCACCTGCCTGGTCTCTTACTGCGAAGCCCATCTGAGACCTCACCTGGAGAAGAGCAAGTTCCAGAACCACAAGCTGGTGGAGCCGCTGCGGGACATCGAGCGGCGGACCTGCGAGGTCCACAACTTGCCCCTGGATCTCTTCTGCCAGGAGGACTGGAGCTGCATATGTCAGGAGTGTGTAATCGAGGAGCACAGTGGGCACAAAACTGCTCCCTCTGGGGAAGCCAGGAAGGAGGTGGAG AATGAACTAAAGCAGACACAGATTGAGCTGGACAGGAAGGTGAAGGCAGCAGAGACCGCTATCAGCAAACTGCAGACCAACGCCACCTCCATTGAG AACTCAGTGCAGGAAGTGAAGGTCAGCATTGACCAGCAGTTCTCAGAGCTGCTGGAGGCTGTTGAGAAGGCTAAGAAGGAGGTGATGGAGGTCCTGGAGAGTGAGGAGCGCTCAGCAGTGAAGCAGGCAGAGGGCATCAGGGCACACCTTGAGCAGAAGTGTGCAGAGCTCAAGAAAACCCACACCCAGATTCAGAAGATGACCAAGAACAAGAATGATGTGCCCTTCCTCCAG gaGTACAGCGAGTGGAAGAAGGGGGCCTCCGATGACACCCTACCCAGCGTCTACATCGGGCTGAAGGACAGACTCACCTCCTTCAGCAGAGTGGTGTCCGAGGCCTCGCAGGCCATCCGGGATGAGCTGCTCTCCACCTTCAAGAACCAGCTCAAAGAGCTCTGTAAagatg AAAAATGTGGAATTAAAACCACAGTGGCTGTAATCCGCTCCCCTAAGCACCACTTTTCAGCCCCTGAACCAAAGACCAGGAGCGATTTCCTACAAT ATACCTCCCCGTTGAGCTTTGACCCCGAAACGACGCACCGGTACCTGCGGCTGACAGAGGACAACCACAAGGTGACCAACACTGCCCCCTGGCAGCACCAGTACCCAGACGTACCGGAGCGGTTCGAGCACTGGCGGCAGGTGCTGTGCGCGGAGAGCTTCTACCTGGGCCGCCACTACTTCGAGGTGGACATCAGCGGGGAGGGGACCCATGTGGGGCTCACCTACAAGAGCATCGACCGCAAGGGGAAGGAGAGCAACAGCTGCATCACCGGCAACGACTTCTCCTGGTGCCTGCACTGGAGCAGCAGGGACTTCTCAGCCTGGCACGGCGACTTGGAGACTCCCGTCAAGGCCGCCGGCAAGTTCACCAGGATCGGCATCTACGTGGACTACGCTAGGGGGAGCCTGGCTTTCTACGGCATCGCTGACTCCATGACTCTCATCCACAAGTACCAGGCAGAGTTTaatgagccgctctatcctgccTGCTGGCTCTCCAAGAAAGAGAACATGGTGCTGCTGGTGAGCCCTGGCGAGGCGCTTCCTCAGAGGAGCCCGTCACCCCCTCCAACACCGCCAAGCGCGGCCGGGGTGCAAACTGCACAGTAG
- the LOC117423758 gene encoding fatty acid desaturase 6-like, translating to METLSDAVLQNEEAGAQRGIGDAGERSWKNLEGESLFQESAGQEIPGNDRQFQDLSLLNGAGESKKGNAEEEMVPALVQRSGKYKGEEMQKETVMMELTGLVQKAVNESSWWERRGIDCAILTAAFLSLPAGFLLLGCSHTLLFSLGILVMGTAHAVITVKGTHLASHGSLSESQAWGRFWAVFFIELCGSFTARAGVQAHIKMHHAHTNIIGLGDSSTWKLPFLPRYVYMFVAPLAVPIITPVVALGLLKDLSMGIALRALCMITLGLYSQYWLLLHLSGFQSPVSALLCMLLCRAAFSLPYIHVNIFQHIGLPMFSPSRRPSRIHQMTHGVLNLPRNPLLDWTFGHSLISCHVEHHLFPFLSDHMCLKVKPIVSCYLREKRLPYQEDSYLSRLRLFLREYEELMVFAPPITELVGIQ from the exons ATGGAGACTCTATCGGACGCTGTACTGCAGAATGAAGAAGCAGGGGCACAGAGGGGGATCGGGGATGCAGGGGAAAGGAGCTGGAAGAATTTGGAAGGGGAATCCTTATTCCAAGAGAGTGCTGGACAGGAGATCCCAGGAAATGATAGGCAGTTTCAAGACCTGTCCCTTCTGAATGGAGCTGGAGAGAGCAAGAAAGGGAATGCTGAAGAAGAGATGGTACCTGCGCTAGTGCAGAGGAGTGGGAAGTACAAGGGAGAGGAGATGCAGAAGGAGACTGTGATGATGGAGCTAACAGGACTGGTCCAGAAAGCTGTTAATGAGAGCAGCTGGTGGGAGAGACGGGGTATCGACTGTGCAATACTCACCGCAGCTTTCCTCTCCTTACCTGCAG GTTTCCTGTTGCTGGGTTGTTCTCACACCCTACTCTTCTCATTGGGAATCCTGGTCATGGGGACGGCACACGCGGTTATTACCGTAAAGGGGACTCACCTAGCCAGCCATGGGTCGCTAAGCGAGTCCCAGGCTTGGGGCCGATTCTGGGCCGTTTTCTTTATTGAG CTGTGTGGTTCGTTCACTGCGAGGGCGGGGGTGCAGGCTCACATCAAGATGCACCACGCCCACACCAACATCATCGGCCTTGGAGACTCCAGCACCTGGAAGCTTCCCTTCCTCCCGCGATACGTCTACATGTTCGTGGCACCGCTGGCTGTGCCCATTATCACCCCAGTGGTGGCGCTTG gactcctgaaggaCCTCTCCATGGGTATTGCATTGCGGGCGCTGTGCATGATCACACTGGGTCTCTACTCCCAGTACTGGCTCCTCCTCCACCTGTCCGGATTCCAGTCCCCAgtctctgccctgctctgcatgcTGCTGTGTAGAGCCGCCTTCTCCCTCCCCTACATTCATGTCAACATCTTCCAG CACATCGGACTTCCCATGTTCTCTCCCAGCCGGAGGCCCAGCAGGATACATCAGATGACGCACGGTGTGTTGAATTTACCCAGAAACCCTCTGCTCGACTGGACGTTCGGACACTCCCTCATCAGCTGCCACGTGGAACACCATCTCTTCCCGTTCCTGTCTGATCACATGTGCCTGAAG GTGAAACCCATCGTCTCATGCTACCTCCGAGAGAAGCGGCTGCCCTATCAGGAGGACAGCTACCTCTCCCGCCTGCGGCTGTTCCTCAGGGAGTATGAGGAGCTCATGGTGTTTGCTCCGCCCATCACAGAGCTGGTGGGCATCCAGTGA
- the LOC117423756 gene encoding pre-mRNA splicing regulator USH1G-like isoform X1, with the protein MNDRFHRAARDGYLDLLKEATRKELNAPDEDGMTPTLWVAYHGNLEALRLIVARGGDPDKCDIWGNTPLHLAAANGHLNCLSFLVSFGANVWCLDNDYHTPLDMAAMKSHMECVRYLDSIAAKQTGLNPKLVSKLKDRAFRDAERRIKNCVKLQRKHHQRMEKKYHKEASDASDAMSFSSYSSSTLSRNLHHLNMVSSSSMPYSQATLHATAKGKTKIQKKLDKKKQVDGTFKIYEDGRKSVRSLSGLQLGNDVMFVKQGTYASPKDRMRRNIRDMFPNDEDAVSRAISDPGMHLDSAYSEVSTDSGHDSLFNRPGLGTMVFRRNYVSGGLFGIGQDSTSVGDSELEARMGNVRMRSRLQRSPSLNDSIGSANSLQERNLEQLPWDEMELGLNDDDEPETSPLETFLATHSMSEFIPIFKKEKIDLEALLLCSDNDLKSINIPLGPRKKILDACKRRRATMEDPKRIEDTEL; encoded by the exons ATGAACGACAGGTTCCACAGAGCGGCCCGGGACGGCTACCTGGACCTGCTGAAGGAGGCCACCAGGAAAGAACTGAACGCACCGGATGAGGATGGGATGACACCCACACTGTGGGTCGCCTACCACGGCAACCTGGAAGCGCTGCGGCTCATAGTGGCCAGGGG gGGCGACCCGGACAAGTGTGATATCTGGGGGAACACTCCTTTACACCTGGCAGCTGCAAACGGGCACCTCAACTGCCTTTCCTTCCTGGTGTCGTTCGGGGCCAACGTCTGGTGTCTGGACAATGACTACCACACGCCGCTGGACATGGCGGCCATGAAGAGCCACATGGAGTGTGTGCGCTACCTGGACTCCATCGCTGCCAAACAGACAGGGCTGAACCCCAAGCTGGTGAGCAAGCTGAAGGACCGGGCGTTCCGCGACGCTGAGCGGCGCATCAAGAACTGCGTGAAGCTCCAGAGGAAACACCACCAGCGCATGGAGAAGAAGTACCACAAGGAGGCTTCGGATGCCTCGGATGCCATGAGCTTCTCCAGCTACTCCAGCAGCACCCTGAGCCGCAACCTCCACCACCTCAACATGGTGAGCTCTTCCTCCATGCCATACTCCCAGGCCACCCTCCACGCCACTGCCAAGGGCAAGACCAAGATCCAGAAGAAGCTGGATAAGAAGAAGCAAGTGGACGGGACCTTCAAGATCTATGAGGACGGCCGCAAGAGCGTACGCTCGCTGTCTGGCCTGCAGCTGGGGAACGACGTCATGTTTGTCAAGCAGGGGACCTACGCCAGCCCCAAGGACAGGATGCGACGTAACATCAGGGACATGTTCCCCAATGATGAGGATGCTGTCTCGCGTGCCATAAGCGACCCTGGGATGCACCTAGACTCTGCCTACTCGGAGGTCAGCACAGACTCTGGGCACGACTCTCTCTTCAACCGGCCAGGGCTGGGCACCATGGTGTTCCGGCGGAACTACGTCAGTGGTGGGTTGTTCGGTATCGGCCAGGACAGCACCAGCGTGGGAGACAGCGAGCTGGAGGCCAGGATGGGCAACGTGCGCATGCGTAGCCGCCTGCAGCGCTCGCCCAGCCTCAACGACAGCATCGGGAGCGCCAACAGCCTGCAGGAACGCAACCTGGAGCAGTTGCCCTGGGACGAGATGGAGCTGGGCCTCAACGATGATGATGAGCCTGAAACCAGCCCCCTAGAGACCTTCCTGGCCACCCACAGCATGTCAGAGTTCATCCCCATCTTCAAGAAGGAGAAGATTGACCTTGAGGCGCTTCTGCTGTGCTCCGACAACGACCTCAAGAGCATCAACatcccgctgggaccccgcaagaAGATCCTGGATGCTTGCAAGCGTAGAAGAGCAACTATGGAGGACCCCAAGAGGATCGAAGACACCGAACT atAA
- the LOC117423756 gene encoding pre-mRNA splicing regulator USH1G-like isoform X2 has translation MNDRFHRAARDGYLDLLKEATRKELNAPDEDGMTPTLWVAYHGNLEALRLIVARGGDPDKCDIWGNTPLHLAAANGHLNCLSFLVSFGANVWCLDNDYHTPLDMAAMKSHMECVRYLDSIAAKQTGLNPKLVSKLKDRAFRDAERRIKNCVKLQRKHHQRMEKKYHKEASDASDAMSFSSYSSSTLSRNLHHLNMVSSSSMPYSQATLHATAKGKTKIQKKLDKKKQVDGTFKIYEDGRKSVRSLSGLQLGNDVMFVKQGTYASPKDRMRRNIRDMFPNDEDAVSRAISDPGMHLDSAYSEVSTDSGHDSLFNRPGLGTMVFRRNYVSGGLFGIGQDSTSVGDSELEARMGNVRMRSRLQRSPSLNDSIGSANSLQERNLEQLPWDEMELGLNDDDEPETSPLETFLATHSMSEFIPIFKKEKIDLEALLLCSDNDLKSINIPLGPRKKILDACKRRRATMEDPKRIEDTEL, from the exons ATGAACGACAGGTTCCACAGAGCGGCCCGGGACGGCTACCTGGACCTGCTGAAGGAGGCCACCAGGAAAGAACTGAACGCACCGGATGAGGATGGGATGACACCCACACTGTGGGTCGCCTACCACGGCAACCTGGAAGCGCTGCGGCTCATAGTGGCCAGGGG gGGCGACCCGGACAAGTGTGATATCTGGGGGAACACTCCTTTACACCTGGCAGCTGCAAACGGGCACCTCAACTGCCTTTCCTTCCTGGTGTCGTTCGGGGCCAACGTCTGGTGTCTGGACAATGACTACCACACGCCGCTGGACATGGCGGCCATGAAGAGCCACATGGAGTGTGTGCGCTACCTGGACTCCATCGCTGCCAAACAGACAGGGCTGAACCCCAAGCTGGTGAGCAAGCTGAAGGACCGGGCGTTCCGCGACGCTGAGCGGCGCATCAAGAACTGCGTGAAGCTCCAGAGGAAACACCACCAGCGCATGGAGAAGAAGTACCACAAGGAGGCTTCGGATGCCTCGGATGCCATGAGCTTCTCCAGCTACTCCAGCAGCACCCTGAGCCGCAACCTCCACCACCTCAACATGGTGAGCTCTTCCTCCATGCCATACTCCCAGGCCACCCTCCACGCCACTGCCAAGGGCAAGACCAAGATCCAGAAGAAGCTGGATAAGAAGAAGCAAGTGGACGGGACCTTCAAGATCTATGAGGACGGCCGCAAGAGCGTACGCTCGCTGTCTGGCCTGCAGCTGGGGAACGACGTCATGTTTGTCAAGCAGGGGACCTACGCCAGCCCCAAGGACAGGATGCGACGTAACATCAGGGACATGTTCCCCAATGATGAGGATGCTGTCTCGCGTGCCATAAGCGACCCTGGGATGCACCTAGACTCTGCCTACTCGGAGGTCAGCACAGACTCTGGGCACGACTCTCTCTTCAACCGGCCAGGGCTGGGCACCATGGTGTTCCGGCGGAACTACGTCAGTGGTGGGTTGTTCGGTATCGGCCAGGACAGCACCAGCGTGGGAGACAGCGAGCTGGAGGCCAGGATGGGCAACGTGCGCATGCGTAGCCGCCTGCAGCGCTCGCCCAGCCTCAACGACAGCATCGGGAGCGCCAACAGCCTGCAGGAACGCAACCTGGAGCAGTTGCCCTGGGACGAGATGGAGCTGGGCCTCAACGATGATGATGAGCCTGAAACCAGCCCCCTAGAGACCTTCCTGGCCACCCACAGCATGTCAGAGTTCATCCCCATCTTCAAGAAGGAGAAGATTGACCTTGAGGCGCTTCTGCTGTGCTCCGACAACGACCTCAAGAGCATCAACatcccgctgggaccccgcaagaAGATCCTGGATGCTTGCAAGCGTAGAAGAGCAACTATGGAGGACCCCAAGAGGATCGAAGACACCGAACTGTAA
- the LOC117423603 gene encoding proton channel OTOP2-like: MEGNQSNIAVANPNGVSSVPAGQELAMQTLGNSSQPPAPHTPSAPLQQSRNSIRLLSGILAVNILLLGSALVCGAAFSKVKVLSDEEMHIYLTILLILTTAWMVFYMVHTASQTQAVLYKDSHAGPIWLRGGLVLFGVASLIMDIFKIGYSTGQLNCESPVKVTFPLVQLVFVVVQTYFLWVHSKDCVQKESNITGCGLMLTLATNLMLWMSAVADESLHQTGVEDLKPNGSFSHLRDGSMFFKAGGSECECTHSACGIFEKGIYYLYPFNIEYSLFASAMTYVMWKNIGREIDDCSHHKISFRAKGIVFGVIAGLLVVIAGLGVFIVYEVEVTGDESKKRVLIMYYTFSIIGLILMSLASLAGSIIYRFDKRTVVSTKNPTRSLDVALLLGAALGQFLISYYSIVAIVAEKNTRTISMLNLTCSCLIILQLCLQNVFIIEGLHKQPYHAEPPVVSVVFINEGTSRSNPYSPSLRNDNDEPSPAENSLELSSHSHGFRSTTHSSSSRMSWKRRALKEISMFLLLCNVIFWIIPAFGARPQFDNGLEEWVYGFSMWVAIVNIGLPFGIFYRMHSVASLFEVYLTS; encoded by the exons ATGGAAGGTAACCAGTCCAATATCGCTGTTGCCAACCCCAATGGGGTGAGCTCTGTACCAGCCGGGCAGGAGCTTGCTATGCAGACCCTCGGTAACTCTTCCCAGCCTCCGGCTCCTCACACCCCCTCTGCTCCGCTCCagcagagcaggaacagcatccGGCTGCTCTCAGGGATCCTGGCTGTGAACATCCTCCTGCTAGGCAGTGCACTGGTCTGCGGGGCAGCCTTCAGCAAGGTGAAGGTCCTCTCCGATGAGGAAATGCACATCTACCTGACCATTCTCCTCATCCTCACCACAGCCTGGATGGTCTTCTACATGGTGCACACCGCCAGCCAGACACAGGCTGTGCTCTACAAGGACAGCCATGCTGGGCCCATCTGGCTGAGAG GCGGTCTGGTGCTCTTTGGAGTGGCCAGTTTGATTATGGACATCTTCAAAATTGGCTACTCCACCGGCCAGCTGAATTGTGAATCTCCGGTGAAAGTCACCTTCCCTCTGGTGCAGCTAGTCTTTGTGGTAGTCCAG ACGTATTTTCTGTGGGTGCACTCCAAGGACTGTGTTCAAAAAGAGAGCAACATCACAGG ATGTGGGCTGATGCTGACCCTGGCCACCAACCTCATGCTGTGGATGTCAGCTGTCGCTGACGAGTCTCTCCATCAGACTGGAGTAGAAGACTTGAAGCCCAATGGGAGTTTCAGCCATCTCCGAGACGGATCCATGTTCTTTAAAG CTGGTGGATCAGAATGCGAGTGCACCCACAGTGCCTGTGGAATTTTTGAAAAGGGCATTTACTACCTGTACCCCTTTAACATCGAGTACAGCCTCTTCGCCTCAGCCATGACCTACGTCATGTGGAAGAACATCGGCAGGGAGATTGACGACTGCAGCCACCACAAAATCAGCTTCCGTGCCAAGGGAATCGTGTTTGGAGTGATTGCGGGGTTACTGGTGGTGATAGCTGGACTGGGAGTCTTCATTGTCTATGAGGTGGAAGTCACAGGGGATGAATCAAAGAAGCGAGTCTTGATCATGTATTACACCTTCAGCATCATTGGCCTCATCTTGATGTCCCTGGCCTCCTTAGCTGGCTCAATCATCTACAGGTTTGACAAGAGAACGGTGGTATCCACGAAGAACCCAACACGAAGCCTGGACGTTGCCCTGCTCTTGGGTGCCGCACTTGGGCAATTTCTCATCTCCTACTACTCTATCGTAGCCATAGTGGCCGAGAAAAACACCCGGACCATCAGCATGCTCAACCTGACCTGCTCCTGTCTCATTATTCTCCAGCTCTGTCTCCAGAACGTCTTCATTATTGAAGGGCTCCACAAACAACCCTACCATGCAGAGCCTCCTGTGGTGAGCGTGGTCTTCATCAACGAAGGCACCTCCCGCAGCAACCCTTACTCGCCTTCCCTCAGGAATGATAATGATGAACCCTCACCAGCTGAGAACAGCCTAGAGCTCTCATCTCATAGCCACGGCTTCAGAAGCACCACCCACTCATCATCCAGCCGCATGTCCTGGAAGAGGAGGGCCCTTAAGGAGATCTCCATGTTTCTGCTCCTCTGCAATGTGATA TTCTGGATAATACCGGCGTTTGGTGCCCGCCCACAGTTTGACAATGGTTTGGAAGAGTGGGTCTATGGATTCTCCATGTGGGTCGCCATTGTCAACATCGGGCTTCCTTTTGGGATTTTCTACCGGATGCACTCGGTTGCCAGTCTCTTCGAGGTCTATCTTACATCTTAA
- the LOC117423604 gene encoding proton channel OTOP3-like, which translates to MAGEHKEAVELNTPSVKKEGSEEKQGSPHPSKGSGWALSSGRLLSGLFALNLLFLGAALVIGGVFNPSGLRYEQSLIFIALLMGLSLLWMFWYLIRARWQPETAPHTDHHAGTVLMKGALLLFAACSLLLHLFKMGYHFSKWECTPVVKALYPFIEALFVIVQTHLLWVHSKDCSQDQKNFTRLGLVLTLTADLLLWFAAVTDETVHLEMEVEKEEGVLQDTYIGQSNVSRCQCGLDPACASFKKGYKVLFPFNMEYSLTAGCMLYVMWKNVGRRVEPHHPTLSGKLRLGASKIILGPFLGVVALLSGICIFIVYQVKVGSAAGRQLAFVLFYSYQLAILPAMSLCSLAGVVICKLEEKALDAGLNPTRSLDALLLVGAALGQLSISYFSLVAALTTGLSGLLQSLDLSYSLLSLNELLLQTLFIIEGLHRHPSTGEGGRVTGLEEDESRRGAGGGYGSLRGKEGTQQMNLEIKAEVASSRLNWRRRVLKEISAFLVPTNIMLWVIPAFGAHPQFENGVGKDFYGFSFWFILLNLSQPLGVFYRMHSVGGLLEVLFTG; encoded by the exons atggctgGTGAGCACAAAGAGGCTGTGGAGTTAAATACCCCCAGTGTGAAGAAGGAAGGCTCAGAAGAGAAGCAGGGGTCTCCCCACCCCAGCAAGGGGTCAGGCTGGGCCCTCAGCAGTGGGAGGCTGCTCTCTGGGCTCTTTGCTCTGAATCTGTTGTTCTTGGGAGCCGCTCTGGTGATTGGTGGAGTGTTTAACCCCAGTGGATTGAGGTACGAGCAGTCACTGATCTTCATTGCTCTGCTGATGGGACTCAGCCTGCTCTGGATGTTCTGGTACCTGATCAGGGCAAGGTGGCAGCCAGAGACAGCGCCACACACAGACCACCACGCAGGCACGGTGTTGATGAAAG GAGCCCTGCTGCTGTTCGCTGCCTGCAGTCTGCTGCTCCATTTGTTCAAGATGGGCTATCACTTCTCCAAATGGGAATGCACACCTGTGGTGAAAGCTCTCTACCCCTTCATTGAAGCTCTCTTCGTCATTGTACAG ACACACTTATTATGGGTCCATTCCAAGGACTGCTCCCAGGATCAGAAGAACTTCACCAG ATTAGGCTTGGTGCTGACTCTCACTGCAGATCTGCTACTCTGGTTCGCTGCAGTGACTGATGAAACTGTCCACTTAGAGATGGAAGTGGAGAAGGAGGAGGGAGTCCTACAGGACACTTATATCG GACAGAGTAACGTCTCCCGCTGTCAGTGCGGGCTGGATCCTGCGTGTGCTAGCTTTAAGAAAGGCTACAAGGTGCTGTTCCCCTTCAACATGGAGTACTCCCTGACCGCTGGCTGCATGCTCTACGTGATGTGGAAGAACGTAGGCAGGCGTGTGGAGCCCCACCACCCCACCCTGAGTGGGAAGCTCCGACTGGGGGCTTCCAAGATAATCTTGGGACCCTTCCTGGGGGTGGTGGCCCTGTTATCTGGTATCTGCATTTTCATTGTGTACCAGGTGAAGGTGGGCAGCGCCGCAGGGCGCCAGCTTGCCTTTGTGCTGTTTTACAGCTACCAGCTAGCCATCCTGCCTGCCatgtctctctgctctctggccgGCGTGGTCATTTGCAAGCTGGAAGAGAAGGCTCTGGATGCCGGTCTCAATCCCACACGCAGCCTGGATGCGCTGCTGCTGGTGGGGGCTGCTCTGGGCCAGCTCTCCATTTCATACTTCTCCCTAGTGGCCGCACTGACAACAGGGCTCAGTGGACTGCTCCAAAGCCTGGACCTGTCTTACTCCCTGCTCAGCCTGAATGAGCTGCTCCTCCAGACCCTCTTCATCATCGAGGGGCTGCACCGGCACCCCAGCACTGGGGAGGGGGGACGAGTGACAGGCCTGGAGGAGGACGAGAGCCGCAGAGGAGCTGGAGGGGGCTACGGCTCACTGCGTGGGAAG GAGGGCACTCAACAGATGAACCTTGAAATAAAAGCTGAAGTTGCATCAAGCAGACTGAACTGGAGAAGGAGAGTTCTGAAAGAGATCTCTGCCTTCCTTGTGCCGACTAATATTATG CTCTGGGTGATCCCTGCGTTCGGAGCACACCCGCAGTTTGAGAACGGTGTGGGGAAGGATTTCTACGGGTTCTCATTCTGGTTCATCCTCCTAAACCTAAGCCAGCCGCTGGGGGTCTTCTACAGGATGCACTCCGTGGGGGGGCTTCTGGAGGTGCTCTTCACTGGCTGA